A window of Cyanobacteriota bacterium genomic DNA:
CTGACTCGATCGCGGTATTGAGCAACTCCATAGCGAGTACTGCTCCGATGGTTAGACCAATAATGGCAACTTCGACCCGCGTTAGGCGCAGCAAAATTGCTAACGTGATTGCCAAAACTCCTAATATGACATGAACTCGGAAGTTGCGCTGTGTCTGAAAGGCATAGGTCAACCCTGAGAAAGCGTACTTAAAGCTAATGAACAGGTTAGTTGCTACTTTCCAGGAAAACTCCCGGTTTGGTTTGGTCATGGGTATCGGATGCGATCGTAGCAGTTGTGAAGCCAACAAATCATGAGACATAAGCACTTCAGATCATAAACCGTGGACGGAT
This region includes:
- a CDS encoding diacylglycerol kinase family protein, giving the protein MTKPNREFSWKVATNLFISFKYAFSGLTYAFQTQRNFRVHVILGVLAITLAILLRLTRVEVAIIGLTIGAVLAMELLNTAIESVVDLTVKQHYHDLARIAKDCAAGAVLISALIAVLVGCALLLPPLWAILQDVIQAI